Genomic DNA from Oceanispirochaeta sp.:
ATGAAGACCCGGATTCTGACACGCCTCCCCTGGATGAAGACCCGGATTCTGACACAGCTCCCCTGGATGAAGACCCAGAGTCTGACACAGCTCCCCTGGATGAAGACCCGGATTCTGACACGCCTCCGTTGGATGAAGCTCCTACTGAAACAAAACCTCCTGCCCATTCCGCTCCTGAAAAAAATCCTTTAGATGAGACAGAAAAGATAGAACCTCACCTGGATATTGCGGGCATGATGAACTACTTGTTTACACTCTCCCATGATCTGCCGGAAGAGAAAAGGCAAATTCTGATAGACAAGGCTATTCCCCTGAAAATGGCGTCTGTTGTCAAGAGACTCTCCGGAGGAAAGTATTTTAAGGAGAAGGTTTCCGGTTATGACAGGAGAAATGCAACCCGCCTCGATTTCCAGATTAGCGAAACGAGAATGAAAGAATCTTTCTCAGCCTTTCGGAATCTGACACAGGAACATCCTGATAATCTTATCAGCTCAGCCTTTACCAAGAAGATGGATGAATTATTGACAAAAATAAAACCTTATCTCTGAATTTGAATTTCCGGATCAGAGTTGTTTATGATCCTTCAATTTTACTTCAAAACGTTCCAGTTCCTTTCCCCTCAAGGGATTTAATTCACCCTTCATAATCTTATTCAATGCAGCCAGTTCTGAGGCAGAGAAACGAACAGATCCCCGGATATGATTATCAAAGGCTTCCATGGCAACAGGGCACACAAGGGAAACCAATCGATGGATTTCTTCGGCATAAACCCGGATCTCCATCTGAGCATGGGCATCCATCCTGAGTTTCAGGAAATGAAACATGTTTTTAAGGTCCATCTGCCAGTACCATTCTGTATATAAGCTCAAAGGGAGGTTAATCCTTGCCAGCTCCCTGGCAACTTTGTCATCCAGCAACGAACTATAATTTTCATATACCCGGGTTTGCTCCTCTTCCAGGAGGGTTCTGACTTTCTCTTTCATTTCTTGAGGAATGTCTTCTGTTGAACGGCCTTGTTTATTGTCCAGACTCTGAAAGGCAACATCTTCAGCCGAAGGAATATAAAACTCATTTTTCATCACACTGTAGCGTCCGGATATTTCATTGACACGAGCTGTTCTGTGGCGGACCCACTGACGAGCCACAAAAATAGGCATCTTGGTATGAAAAGTGAAGACAACCTGTTCAAAGGGTGATGTATGGTCGTTTCTGAGAAGGTAATTAATCAGTCCCTTGTCTTCTCGGAAAGACTTGGTTCCGCTACCATAAGAGACACGCGCTGACTGTACAATTCGGTCATCTCCCCCCAAATAATCGACCAATCGTACAAATCCCTTATCCAGAACGGGGAATTCCTTATCCAGGACTGCCTCAGCTTCTTGAACTATACTATGGCCCATATTCTCTCCTTTAATTCAGTTAATAGAGCTGTATTTTAAATATTATCCTATTCCTGCACAATAAGATTCACTTGACCGCTTGAATAATCCTGTATCTCTTTCTGGCAGGCCTCTCGATATTTGTCAGGAACCTCTCCCTTCAAATGAACAAGATCTGTGAACTCCTCCTGAAGATCCTGAATCGCCGCCTGTTCCAGAATGGACTTAATTCCTTCAAACTGACTGTAACTACAAACGAGGGCTACCCTTGAATACTCCATCTTCTCCCGGGTTTCCACCAGAGACAGAACCTCCTGAGCTGCACGAGTATAAGCACTGACCAGGCCTCCTGTTCCCAGTTTTGTTCCTCCGAAGTATCGGATAACAAAAAGGGTAATGAATGTGAGACCGCTCCCCTTCAGCACTTCCAACACTGGACGGCCTGCTGTGCCATGAGGTTCACCATCATCACTGAGACCATAGAGGGTACCTGCATCTCCCAGAACATAGGACCAGACCACATGGCTGGATCCCGGATGCTCCTGTCTAAGCCTCTTTAAATGAGACTTGACCTCGAGGTCATCAAGGACAGGATAGACAAGACTGATGAATTTTGATTTTTTAAGTGTGAACTCATTTTCCGCCATTCCGGCAGGAATCATAATTTTTTTCATTTTTTTTTCCCGAACCCTCAAAATGTACTATAATTTGCTTTAGAAAATAAAGTCAAATCTGTGTTTTATCACGACCTGTCCCTTCTTGATTTCTGATCCTGAAACGTTGTATAAGTGGTGATTTTATTGTATTATACAAAATTCACAATATTGATTATTAATTATGCAGCTGCTAAGGAGCTATAGTGATAAAAAAAGATTTTCCTAAAGTACACTATTATGACCAGGACTTTGTAGACATCTATAACCGATCATGGGCGTGGATACAGGATGACTGGTTTAAGAGTGACTCCGAAAATACTATAAAGAATGGTTTCTTTAATCATAATGAAAATACAAGCCTGGACCTTTTTGAAACCTGCATGTCTACGTTTTTCCTAGTCTATTATAACATGAAATACCCTGTTGCTCCCATGTTAGACAATTTTTATATGCTCCAGGAAGAGGATGGCGCCATCCGATCCAATTATGATCTTGAAACATCAGAACCTGTTTATACAGAGGCAAATCCCAAAGGAGCATCCCCCCCTCTTCTGGCGTGGGTAGAATATAATCTCTACCATAAGGTTGGTCAGAAAAAGAGGATAAAGGAAGTCATGCCTCCTCTTGAACGCTACTACAGCTGGTTGGATGAGGATTTTATGGATATGGATTCCGGTCTGTATGTTGTTCCTCTCGAAGCTACCAAGATGACAAATTCTCCCCGGTCTAAAATGAAGTTCGCCGTCGATTTTAATGCTCAGCAGGCTCTGAATTCCCTTTATATGTCTGCCCTGGGTGATATTTTGAATGATAAGGAACTCAGTTTTAAATATAAGAAGAAGTACTTTTCACTCAAAACCAGAATAAACAGTCTGATGTGGAATCAGGATGATAACATTTACTACGATCTGGATGCGGACCTAGAACAGGTCAAGGTGAAAACAGCAGCATCCTTCTGGCCCCTTTTAGCGGAGATTCCCAATGAGGCCCGGGCAGAGGGTCTGATTGATCTACTCAAAGATCCTGATTCCTTCGGAACAGATAACCCCTTCCCATCTCTGGCAGCGAATGAACCTGATTTTGATAAGAAAGGGAATGGGTATTGCGGGTCTGTTTATCCCTTTCTGACTTTTATGATCATCAAGGGTCTGGAAAAATATGGACGCTATGAATTTGCCAGAGAGTGCTCGATCAGGCACATGTATTACATTCTCGATACTTTCCATCCTGACGGAAATACAAAAGGAACTCTATGGGAAGCCTATTCCCCCTTAAGTGAAGGTCCTGCTGTAGGAAAGGAGGGGGTACAGGAAAACAAACAGCTCTTCCTGACCTATGCCGCCTTATCGACGATAACTCTCATGATCGAGAATATCGTAGGACTGTATATAAGTCTGCCCCGAAAAACAGTAGATTGGATTGTTCCGACTCTAGAACTTATGGGGATAGAAGATCTCTCTCTTAAAAGAAATATGATAACTATCCTGAGCAATAAAAGCAGCAGAGGATGGGAAATTCGGCTCGAATCGGAGAAATTGTATTACTTTACCATAGATATTCTGGGTGAGAAGAAAAAGACCCTACCTATTCCATCGGGAAAATGCTCCATGCTGATCGACAAGCTATAATCACTGAGTTCATTAAGAAAATAGCCTGTTTCGAAAGGAATCAGGCTATTTTTTTAGTAGTTCATCCTTCCCTTCATGGCTCTGGAAATGCTCATTTTATCGGCATACTCCATATCACCACCCACAGGGAGGCCCGAGGCAATTCTTGAAATTCTAATCTCTTTGTCTTTCAGTAAGTGCTTGATGTAGAGAGCTGTCGAATCTCCTTCCAGAGTGGGATTGGTCGCCAGAATCAGTTCATTGACTCCCAGGGTCTCAATCTGATCCAGAAGCCTGTCAAAACCCAGTTCAGAAGGACCAATACCGTCCAGGGGAGACAAAACACCATGGAGGACAAAATACAATCCTTTGTAATCTCCGGTGCTTTCAATCATCATAATATCCTGTGATTCTTCTACCACACAGAGGATCAATTCATCTCTGTCACGGGAGCTGCAGATGCTGCAGAACTCCTCTTCAGTGTAATTTCCGCATTGGCTGCACTTATGAATTTTTTCTTTCAGTTCTGAAATGGACTGACTCAGAAGCTTATTAAATGACTCATCCCCTTTCAGTAGAGAATAGGCCATGCGTGAGGCACTTTTCTTTCCAATGCCCGGCAGTCTTGACAGAAGGGTTATAAGATTTTCGAGGGTGTTCATCCTCAGACTCCGGGAAACCCGGGAGGCAGAGGCATCCCTGAAAGATCAGACATTTCATCCCTGATTTTTTCCTTCATTTTTACCATCGCAGCAGAACAGGATGAAACGATCAGCTCTTCCAGCATTTTCACATCCCGGGGATCCACGGCAACAGGGTCAATGGTAATGCCCAGAATATCCATCTGACCGTTCATTTTGACAGTCACAAGGCCCCCTCCGGAGCTGCCTTCGGCTTCAATTTTCTTTAACTTCTCTTGAACATCACCCATTTTCCCCTGCATTTCCTGCAGGTTTTTCATGAAATCCAATGGATTAAAACTCATATTTCACTCCTGTTTACAATTGTCCCTCTGAATACGTTAAGAACAAGCTCTACCTGTTCTTCAATTTCTTCATTCAGGATTGAATCTTCCTCTTCTTTGATCACTGTTTTTATCTGCACTGTCCATCCGAGATGACCCTTGATAATGCTTTCGATTTCTCTGCTTTCCTTCTCAATAAAAGTACTTTCAAAGGGGCTGTTAAAACTGAGAGAAAGGATATTTTCATTAAAATCCCAGTGCCCTGATTTTTCCATTGCCGCTGCCAATGAATGACGGTCCTGTCTGAGTACCCGAAGGATATCTGCTTTCAACTCAGCCAGAGGAGGAAAGGGCTTTGGAGTGGACTCTTCTGTCTGAGGAGGAGGGTTCTGGCTCTTTGAAGGAATAAATGCCCCGGGGAACGACTTGATTTCGCTGTGATTTTCACCTTCGGCTACCGGAAGGGATTCATCCGGTTTCTCGACGGTAGGTGCAGAATGGGAATCCTTTCGATTTTTGACCATTCTGTCAAAGGCTTCAGACAGGCCTGGCTCAGGGGGTTTTAATTTTTTTTTTTAGTCTCTTCCAGAGTAGGAGTGATAGACAGGGCTGCAGTATTTCCCATCTGTTCCTTGAGCTGCCCCAACTCTTCCAGCAATGATTTGGGATCTATATGATAACGGATGGAGGACATGCGGCTTACCAGCAACTCCAGCTCAAACCGGGGATTCAGAGAATAACGGATATCCCGGAATAGATTAAGAACCTCTTCAAGAGCCCATTCGATCTGACGGGAATTCAGGTGCTCAAATACAAGACTTGAAAATCGGTCAGCCTGATGGCCAAGAAGAGATTCCTTTTTCACACCATGGAATATGAAAAGTGCATTCCTCAAATATTCAGCGATATCTATGATGAACTGTTCAACCGAGACACCACCGGAAAGAATAGTATCCAGAAGATCCAGAGATTCTTCCGCCTTTTCCTCCACCAGGAGAGCCATGAGATTATTCAGCTGATCCATACCGATAAGGCCAAGTTTTTCCTGGATTTTCTCCAGGGTGAGATGGCCTTCTGAAAAAGAAACGATCTGGTCAAACAGAGTGTAGGCATCTCGAACTGAGCCTGTCGATTCCCGGGCAATCCAGAAGAGGGCATCGTCATCGTATTTAACGGCTATTTCATCACAGACCGCCGCCAGAAGCCTCTTTATTTCACCCAGGTCCACCAGTCGGAAGTTAAACTGTTGGCACCGGGAACGGATGGTCGCAGGCACCTTATGAATTTCTGTGGTGGCAAATATAAAAATTATATAGGGAGGAGGTTCTTCAATTGTTTTTAAGAGTGCATTGAAGGCGCTGTTAGACAGCATATGAACCTCATCGATGATGTATATCTTGTACCGGGAACTACCTGGTCCGAAGAGGACTTCATCCTTGATCTCCCGGATATCATTGACTCCGGTATTAGAAGCACCATCAATTTCAATTACATCCATGGAATTGCCCCGGGCAATTTCCTTGCAGTTGGAACAGACCCCACAGGGGTTTACACTGGCTCCCCTCTCACAGTTGAGAGACCGGGCCAGAATACGGGCGGCTGAAGTTTTTCCTACACCTCTAGGACCGGAAAACAAATAGGCATGGGCGATTCTATTATTTTCAATTGAGTTCTTTAGAGTGGCTACAACAAAATCCTGACCTGACAATTCCAAGAGGGTCTGAGGTCGTTTCCGTGAGGCGGTTACTTCAAATTCCATAGAGATTCATTATATCTGAAAGGAAGGGAGTCATCAAGCTTGAGTGGGTGTCAAAAAAAGGACAAAAAAAATCCCCTCAGCTCCTCTCAAGCTATCCATGGCACATCAAACAATCGCTTACGGCTGCTACCTTCCGATCCTGACCGGGTTGGGCGATGTTCAATTGCATGGAGCCTGAAAATCAACACTGAAGGGAAATACGGAGAGGGGGGGATTCGAACCCCCGGTACCTTGCGGTACATACGCTTTCCAAGCGCACACCTTCGGCCACTCGGTCACCTCTCCCGACAAATAAAACATGGTATAAAACTAGAATGAAATCATCCCAATATATGCCCAAGAGGGTTCGAACCTCCGACCTTCAATTCCGCAAACTGACGCTCTATCCAGCTGAGCTATGGGCACATGTACGGAGAGGGGGGGATTCGAACCCCCGGTGCGGTTACCCGCACAACACCTTAGCAGGGTGCCACCTTCGGCCACTCGGTCACCTCTCCTGGTTTGTTTTTAACCAGAACAATAAAAATATACAGATAATGGTCAAAACTACGGAGAGGGTGGGATTCGAACCCACGGTAGGTCTCCCTACGCTGGTTTTCAAGACCAGATCCTTCGACCGCTCGGACACCTCTCCAAAAACCGTAGGTTAAAATATCGCAAGTCCAAATCTTTGTCAAGCCTCGAAGAACAGCGGAAAGTTGGGACCCAGTATTTTATGATTGTCATAGTTGGGTTTTTAAATATAATAAGTATATGAATATTATTAAAAAGCATCCTTTGAAAGAAATTGGTACCGGGTTTATTCCTGAAAAGTTCCTTCCCCAGGGAAAGGATGAATATTATATAAGAAAGAGACAGCTGGGTGAATCTATCTCCCATCGGCACCTCTCAGCC
This window encodes:
- a CDS encoding trehalase family glycosidase, which gives rise to MIKKDFPKVHYYDQDFVDIYNRSWAWIQDDWFKSDSENTIKNGFFNHNENTSLDLFETCMSTFFLVYYNMKYPVAPMLDNFYMLQEEDGAIRSNYDLETSEPVYTEANPKGASPPLLAWVEYNLYHKVGQKKRIKEVMPPLERYYSWLDEDFMDMDSGLYVVPLEATKMTNSPRSKMKFAVDFNAQQALNSLYMSALGDILNDKELSFKYKKKYFSLKTRINSLMWNQDDNIYYDLDADLEQVKVKTAASFWPLLAEIPNEARAEGLIDLLKDPDSFGTDNPFPSLAANEPDFDKKGNGYCGSVYPFLTFMIIKGLEKYGRYEFARECSIRHMYYILDTFHPDGNTKGTLWEAYSPLSEGPAVGKEGVQENKQLFLTYAALSTITLMIENIVGLYISLPRKTVDWIVPTLELMGIEDLSLKRNMITILSNKSSRGWEIRLESEKLYYFTIDILGEKKKTLPIPSGKCSMLIDKL
- the dnaX gene encoding DNA polymerase III subunit gamma/tau, which encodes MEFEVTASRKRPQTLLELSGQDFVVATLKNSIENNRIAHAYLFSGPRGVGKTSAARILARSLNCERGASVNPCGVCSNCKEIARGNSMDVIEIDGASNTGVNDIREIKDEVLFGPGSSRYKIYIIDEVHMLSNSAFNALLKTIEEPPPYIIFIFATTEIHKVPATIRSRCQQFNFRLVDLGEIKRLLAAVCDEIAVKYDDDALFWIARESTGSVRDAYTLFDQIVSFSEGHLTLEKIQEKLGLIGMDQLNNLMALLVEEKAEESLDLLDTILSGGVSVEQFIIDIAEYLRNALFIFHGVKKESLLGHQADRFSSLVFEHLNSRQIEWALEEVLNLFRDIRYSLNPRFELELLVSRMSSIRYHIDPKSLLEELGQLKEQMGNTAALSITPTLEETKKKN
- the thyX gene encoding FAD-dependent thymidylate synthase, with the protein product MGHSIVQEAEAVLDKEFPVLDKGFVRLVDYLGGDDRIVQSARVSYGSGTKSFREDKGLINYLLRNDHTSPFEQVVFTFHTKMPIFVARQWVRHRTARVNEISGRYSVMKNEFYIPSAEDVAFQSLDNKQGRSTEDIPQEMKEKVRTLLEEEQTRVYENYSSLLDDKVARELARINLPLSLYTEWYWQMDLKNMFHFLKLRMDAHAQMEIRVYAEEIHRLVSLVCPVAMEAFDNHIRGSVRFSASELAALNKIMKGELNPLRGKELERFEVKLKDHKQL
- a CDS encoding YbaB/EbfC family nucleoid-associated protein — protein: MSFNPLDFMKNLQEMQGKMGDVQEKLKKIEAEGSSGGGLVTVKMNGQMDILGITIDPVAVDPRDVKMLEELIVSSCSAAMVKMKEKIRDEMSDLSGMPLPPGFPGV
- the recR gene encoding recombination mediator RecR, whose protein sequence is MNTLENLITLLSRLPGIGKKSASRMAYSLLKGDESFNKLLSQSISELKEKIHKCSQCGNYTEEEFCSICSSRDRDELILCVVEESQDIMMIESTGDYKGLYFVLHGVLSPLDGIGPSELGFDRLLDQIETLGVNELILATNPTLEGDSTALYIKHLLKDKEIRISRIASGLPVGGDMEYADKMSISRAMKGRMNY
- a CDS encoding YigZ family protein; amino-acid sequence: MKKIMIPAGMAENEFTLKKSKFISLVYPVLDDLEVKSHLKRLRQEHPGSSHVVWSYVLGDAGTLYGLSDDGEPHGTAGRPVLEVLKGSGLTFITLFVIRYFGGTKLGTGGLVSAYTRAAQEVLSLVETREKMEYSRVALVCSYSQFEGIKSILEQAAIQDLQEEFTDLVHLKGEVPDKYREACQKEIQDYSSGQVNLIVQE